In the Enterococcus saigonensis genome, one interval contains:
- a CDS encoding head maturation protease, ClpP-related yields the protein MTLKIKVNGPIISNGDKWFYDWFEEEATCPNDVLGALTDNNEDVELSINSYGGLLDSGNEIYTALRNYPGKVTANVIMAGSAASIIAMSADVVKMSPVGQIMIHNVQMGAGGDYHDMDKASEILQKSNKSIASAYEAKTGKSHEEILALMDRETWMTAQEAVELGFADDVMFESQEKPLLVASGANNMINPKIIAKVRELKNQQEKPVAEIKVNLDEIHGYIDEKLNEIKNKKDEPVNESPFTRFFF from the coding sequence ATGACACTTAAAATCAAAGTAAATGGGCCTATTATTAGCAACGGCGACAAGTGGTTTTATGATTGGTTTGAAGAAGAAGCTACGTGCCCAAACGACGTGTTAGGTGCTCTAACCGATAATAATGAAGATGTTGAGCTATCAATTAATTCCTATGGCGGCTTACTTGATTCGGGTAATGAAATCTATACAGCGTTGCGAAACTATCCTGGTAAAGTTACCGCTAACGTTATTATGGCCGGTAGTGCAGCAAGTATTATTGCCATGAGTGCCGATGTGGTTAAGATGTCGCCTGTTGGGCAAATTATGATTCATAATGTTCAAATGGGAGCAGGTGGCGATTATCACGATATGGATAAAGCTAGCGAAATTTTACAAAAATCTAATAAATCTATTGCCTCAGCCTATGAAGCAAAGACAGGTAAAAGTCACGAAGAAATATTAGCTTTAATGGATCGTGAAACGTGGATGACTGCTCAAGAAGCAGTTGAATTGGGCTTTGCTGATGATGTTATGTTCGAAAGTCAAGAGAAACCATTGTTGGTTGCCAGTGGGGCAAATAACATGATTAATCCAAAAATTATTGCAAAAGTTCGCGAACTCAAAAATCAACAGGAAAAACCTGTTGCAGAAATAAAAGTTAATCTTGATGAAATTCACGGTTATATCGATGAAAAACTAAATGAAATTAAAAACAAAAAAGATGAACCAGTTAACGAATCACCGTTCACTAGGTTCTTTTTTTAA